The Quadrisphaera setariae genome includes a window with the following:
- a CDS encoding FAD-binding and (Fe-S)-binding domain-containing protein — MTSPTPTPLAGPVTTPVTSPALPTTPLEAASGTERWAPGLTASRRELDRRARAHDASHYLLVPRVVATARDAAGVAAAMARASELGMCVTFRSGGTSLSGQGVTDGLLLDVRAGFRGVEVGDGGLTVRAQPGATVREVNARLARHRRALGPDPASEVACTVGGVVANNSSGMACGTTANTYRTLRAMTAVLADGTVVDSAAPDADARLLRDRPDLHRGLLALRELLLSDPAAVAEVRRQFSMKNTMGYGINALLDHDTAVEVLTHLVVGSEGTLAFVAEATFDTVPVHPHVATGLLVFTDLEGATGALPALVGAGVATAELMDAASLRVAQGLGDVPPEIAAVEVVDHAALLVELQAATPEALEDARGALALVLAGLPLVSPAALTSDPARRAGLWHVRKGLYTAVAGARPSGTTALLEDVVVPVDRLLDTCRGLTSLLDEHGYDGSVIFGHAKDGNIHFLVNERFDDPAALARYQRFTADLVDLVLGAGGSLKAEHGTGRIMAPFVRRQYGPFLHDLMLEVKRLFDPAGLLNPGVVVEHRPDAWLHHLKTVPTVEEEVDRCVECGYCEPACPSKDLTLTPRQRIVLRREAAAARAAGDDDLAAALEADYDYAGLQTCAVDGLCASACPVGINTGDLVRRLRAEQAPAALDRAWAGAARHWGAATRAGGAALTAASLLPAPLVRAATSAARAVAGADRVPSYEPELPRGGRARPVLGGAARSERAEAVLFAACLGALFGPTAGAPAQPQKPGGGAAQALVALAERAGVVLVTPEQPGSLCCGTPWKSKGLASGYEEVAEAVVPALVEATRGGELPVVCDAASCAEGLVQLLRSRAPRVQVLDATQFAADHLLGRLVVRRRLGSVVLHPTCSTTTAGTTAAMRSVAEAFADEVVVPAAWGCCAYAGDRGLLHPELTASATAREAQEVLARPFDAHASANRTCELGMTRATGRPYQHVMELLEAATR, encoded by the coding sequence GTGACCAGCCCGACCCCGACCCCGCTCGCCGGCCCGGTGACCACCCCGGTGACCAGCCCGGCGCTGCCCACCACCCCGCTGGAGGCCGCATCCGGCACCGAGCGGTGGGCGCCGGGCCTCACCGCGAGCCGTCGTGAGCTCGACCGCCGCGCCCGCGCCCACGACGCCTCCCACTACCTGCTGGTGCCGCGGGTCGTGGCCACCGCCCGCGACGCCGCCGGGGTGGCCGCGGCGATGGCCAGGGCCAGCGAGCTGGGGATGTGCGTGACGTTCCGCTCCGGGGGCACGAGCCTGTCCGGGCAGGGCGTCACCGACGGGCTGCTCCTGGACGTCCGCGCCGGGTTCCGCGGGGTGGAGGTGGGCGACGGCGGGCTCACCGTGCGCGCCCAGCCCGGCGCCACCGTGCGCGAGGTCAACGCGCGCCTCGCCCGCCACCGGCGCGCGCTCGGCCCGGACCCGGCCAGCGAGGTCGCCTGCACCGTCGGCGGCGTGGTGGCCAACAACTCCAGCGGCATGGCCTGCGGCACCACCGCCAACACCTACCGGACGCTGCGCGCGATGACCGCGGTGCTCGCCGACGGCACCGTGGTGGACTCCGCAGCTCCCGACGCCGACGCGCGCCTGCTGCGAGACCGGCCCGACCTGCACCGCGGCCTGCTCGCGCTGCGCGAGCTGCTCCTGTCCGACCCCGCCGCCGTCGCCGAGGTGCGGCGGCAGTTCTCGATGAAGAACACCATGGGGTACGGCATCAACGCCCTGCTCGACCACGACACCGCCGTCGAGGTCCTCACCCACCTCGTGGTGGGCAGCGAGGGCACGCTCGCCTTCGTCGCGGAGGCGACGTTCGACACCGTTCCGGTGCACCCCCACGTCGCCACGGGCCTGCTGGTCTTCACCGACCTCGAAGGTGCCACCGGTGCCCTGCCGGCGCTGGTGGGCGCCGGGGTGGCCACCGCCGAGCTCATGGACGCCGCCTCGCTGCGGGTGGCGCAGGGGCTGGGCGACGTCCCGCCCGAGATCGCAGCCGTCGAGGTGGTCGACCACGCGGCCCTCCTCGTGGAGCTGCAGGCGGCCACCCCCGAGGCGCTGGAGGACGCGCGCGGCGCGCTGGCGCTGGTGCTGGCGGGCCTGCCGCTGGTGAGCCCGGCCGCGCTGACCTCGGACCCGGCGCGGCGCGCCGGCCTGTGGCACGTGCGCAAGGGCCTCTACACCGCCGTCGCCGGTGCGCGGCCGTCAGGGACCACCGCGCTGCTGGAGGACGTCGTCGTCCCCGTCGACCGCCTCCTCGACACCTGCCGGGGTCTGACGAGCCTGCTGGACGAGCACGGCTACGACGGCTCGGTGATCTTCGGGCACGCCAAGGACGGCAACATCCACTTCCTCGTCAACGAGCGCTTCGACGACCCCGCCGCCCTGGCCCGGTACCAGCGCTTCACCGCCGACCTGGTCGACCTCGTGCTCGGCGCCGGTGGCTCCCTCAAGGCCGAGCACGGCACCGGCCGGATCATGGCGCCGTTCGTGCGGCGCCAGTACGGGCCCTTCCTGCACGACCTCATGCTCGAGGTGAAGCGCCTCTTCGACCCCGCCGGGCTGCTCAACCCGGGCGTGGTGGTCGAGCACCGCCCCGACGCGTGGCTCCACCACCTCAAGACGGTGCCGACCGTGGAGGAGGAGGTCGACAGGTGCGTGGAGTGCGGCTACTGCGAACCCGCCTGCCCCAGCAAGGACCTCACCCTCACCCCGCGGCAGCGGATCGTGCTGCGCCGCGAGGCCGCCGCGGCCCGGGCCGCCGGCGACGACGACCTCGCCGCCGCCCTCGAGGCCGACTACGACTACGCCGGTCTGCAGACCTGCGCCGTGGACGGGCTGTGCGCCTCGGCGTGCCCGGTCGGGATCAACACCGGCGACCTCGTGCGCCGGCTGCGCGCCGAGCAGGCGCCCGCCGCCCTGGACCGCGCCTGGGCGGGAGCCGCCCGTCACTGGGGCGCCGCCACGCGGGCCGGCGGTGCGGCCCTGACCGCTGCCTCGCTGCTGCCCGCTCCGCTCGTGCGCGCGGCGACCAGCGCCGCGCGCGCGGTGGCAGGCGCCGACCGGGTGCCCTCCTACGAGCCCGAGCTGCCCCGCGGCGGCCGCGCCCGTCCGGTGCTGGGCGGCGCCGCCCGGTCCGAGCGAGCCGAGGCGGTGCTCTTCGCCGCGTGCCTCGGCGCGCTGTTCGGGCCCACCGCCGGAGCGCCGGCCCAGCCGCAGAAGCCCGGCGGCGGAGCCGCGCAGGCGCTGGTGGCCCTCGCGGAGCGCGCCGGTGTCGTGCTCGTGACCCCTGAGCAGCCGGGCTCGCTGTGCTGCGGCACGCCGTGGAAGTCCAAGGGCCTGGCCAGCGGGTACGAGGAGGTCGCCGAGGCGGTGGTCCCCGCCCTGGTGGAGGCCACCCGGGGTGGCGAGCTGCCGGTGGTGTGCGACGCCGCCTCCTGCGCCGAGGGGCTGGTGCAGCTGCTGCGCTCGCGGGCCCCGCGGGTGCAGGTGCTCGACGCGACGCAGTTCGCGGCGGACCACCTGCTGGGGCGGCTGGTGGTGCGCCGGCGCCTCGGCTCGGTGGTGCTGCACCCCACCTGCTCGACGACGACGGCGGGCACCACCGCGGCGATGCGGTCCGTCGCGGAGGCGTTCGCCGACGAGGTGGTGGTGCCGGCTGCGTGGGGCTGCTGCGCCTACGCGGGGGACCGCGGGCTGCTGCACCCCGAGCTGACCGCCAGCGCCACGGCCCGCGAGGCGCAGGAGGTGCTGGCGCGCCCCTTCGACGCGCACGCCTCGGCCAACCGCACCTGCGAGCTGGGCATGACCCGAGCCACGGGCCGGCCCTACCAGCACGTGATGGAGCTGCTGGAGGCCGCGACCCGCTGA
- the katG gene encoding catalase/peroxidase HPI, with protein sequence MTDIAQEKANTASTSESENPAIKPPTPVTDHPRRVQDWWPNQVDLSVLNKTSRDSDPLGEDFDYAAAFAELDVAEVKRDLAELMKTSQDWWPADWGHYGPLFIRMSWHAAGTYRIADGRGGGGQGAQRFAPLNSWPDNANLDKARRLLLPIKQKYGRKLSWADLLVLAGNVAHDDMGLPTFGFAFGRRDTWQPEETFWGPEDDWLTNDRYTGPDTPLDLEQGPLAAVTMGLIYVNPEGPQGQPDPLGSAHDIRVTFGRMGMNDVETVALIAGGHTFGKVHGAGDAALVGKEPEGCPVHGNGLGWKNEFGTGKGADTITSGLEGAWTPTPTQWDNSYVETMFSYEWELTESPAGAKQWKPKDGAAADLVPDAHVPGKKNNPIMLTSDLALLADPAYHEVMVKFRDDPAYFADQYARAWFKLLHRDMGPRTRYLGPDVPSEELIWQDPVPAVDHELVTDEQVADLKSRLLDSGLSVSQLVHTAWSAAASYRDTDKRGGANGARIRLEPQIGWAVNEGVADVLPVLERVKGEFEAATGARVSLADVIVLGGTAAVEKAAADAGAPVSVGFTPGRTDASQEQTDVENFAWLEPRADGFRSWIDPRTKVHAEHLLVDKAYLLGLTAKEMTVLVGGLRVLGANTGGTRHGVFTDRVGVLSQDFFTTLLDLGVQWRTSKDAEGVYEGVGADGSVVRTATAADLVFGSSSILRGVVEVYSSDDAKELFAADFAKAWQKVMELDRFDLHA encoded by the coding sequence GTGACTGACATCGCGCAGGAGAAGGCGAACACCGCCAGCACCAGCGAGAGCGAGAACCCGGCGATCAAGCCGCCGACCCCGGTCACCGACCACCCCCGCCGCGTGCAGGACTGGTGGCCGAACCAGGTCGACCTGTCGGTGCTCAACAAGACCTCCCGCGACTCCGACCCGCTGGGCGAGGACTTCGACTACGCCGCCGCGTTCGCGGAGCTGGACGTGGCCGAGGTCAAGCGCGACCTCGCCGAGCTCATGAAGACCTCCCAGGACTGGTGGCCGGCGGACTGGGGCCACTACGGCCCGCTCTTCATCCGCATGTCGTGGCACGCTGCCGGCACGTACCGCATCGCCGACGGGCGCGGCGGCGGCGGCCAGGGCGCGCAGCGCTTCGCGCCGCTCAACAGCTGGCCCGACAACGCCAACCTCGACAAGGCCCGCCGCCTGCTGCTGCCGATCAAGCAGAAGTACGGCCGCAAGCTCTCCTGGGCCGACCTCCTGGTGCTCGCCGGCAACGTCGCCCACGACGACATGGGCCTGCCGACGTTCGGCTTCGCCTTCGGCCGCCGCGACACCTGGCAGCCCGAGGAGACCTTCTGGGGCCCCGAGGACGACTGGCTGACCAACGACCGCTACACCGGTCCCGACACCCCGCTCGACCTCGAGCAGGGTCCGCTGGCCGCGGTGACCATGGGCCTCATCTACGTCAACCCCGAGGGGCCGCAGGGCCAGCCCGACCCGCTCGGGTCCGCCCACGACATCCGCGTGACGTTCGGCCGCATGGGCATGAACGACGTCGAGACCGTGGCGCTCATCGCCGGTGGCCACACCTTCGGCAAGGTGCACGGCGCGGGCGACGCCGCGCTGGTGGGCAAGGAGCCCGAGGGCTGCCCCGTGCACGGCAACGGCCTGGGCTGGAAGAACGAGTTCGGCACCGGCAAGGGCGCCGACACGATCACCAGCGGTCTCGAGGGCGCCTGGACCCCCACCCCCACGCAGTGGGACAACAGCTACGTCGAGACGATGTTCAGCTACGAGTGGGAGCTCACCGAGAGCCCCGCCGGCGCCAAGCAGTGGAAGCCCAAGGACGGCGCCGCGGCGGACCTCGTGCCCGACGCGCACGTCCCGGGCAAGAAGAACAACCCGATCATGCTCACCAGCGACCTCGCGCTCCTGGCCGACCCGGCCTACCACGAGGTCATGGTGAAGTTCCGGGACGACCCGGCCTACTTCGCCGACCAGTACGCCCGCGCCTGGTTCAAGCTGCTCCACCGCGACATGGGCCCGCGCACCCGCTACCTCGGCCCGGACGTCCCGTCCGAGGAGCTCATCTGGCAGGACCCGGTGCCCGCCGTCGACCACGAGCTCGTCACCGACGAGCAGGTCGCCGACCTCAAGTCCCGCCTGCTCGACTCCGGTCTGAGCGTCTCCCAGCTGGTGCACACCGCCTGGTCGGCCGCGGCGTCCTACCGCGACACCGACAAGCGCGGCGGGGCCAACGGCGCCCGCATCCGCCTGGAGCCGCAGATCGGCTGGGCCGTCAACGAGGGCGTGGCCGACGTGCTGCCCGTGCTCGAGCGCGTCAAGGGCGAGTTCGAGGCGGCCACCGGCGCGAGGGTGTCGCTGGCCGACGTCATCGTGCTCGGTGGCACGGCCGCGGTGGAGAAGGCCGCGGCCGACGCCGGCGCGCCGGTGTCCGTGGGCTTCACCCCGGGCCGCACCGACGCCAGCCAGGAGCAGACCGACGTCGAGAACTTCGCCTGGCTCGAGCCCAGGGCCGACGGCTTCCGCAGCTGGATCGACCCGCGCACCAAGGTGCACGCCGAGCACCTCCTCGTGGACAAGGCCTACCTGCTGGGCCTGACCGCCAAGGAGATGACCGTGCTCGTCGGCGGCCTGCGCGTGCTCGGTGCCAACACCGGCGGCACCCGCCACGGGGTGTTCACCGACCGGGTGGGCGTCCTCTCGCAGGACTTCTTCACCACCCTGCTCGACCTGGGCGTGCAGTGGCGCACCTCGAAGGACGCCGAGGGCGTCTACGAGGGCGTCGGCGCGGACGGCTCCGTGGTGCGCACCGCGACCGCCGCCGACCTCGTGTTCGGCTCGAGCTCGATCCTGCGGGGCGTCGTGGAGGTCTACTCCTCCGACGACGCGAAGGAGCTGTTCGCGGCCGACTTCGCGAAGGCGTGGCAGAAGGTCATGGAGCTGGACCGCTTCGACCTGCACGCCTGA
- a CDS encoding LysR substrate-binding domain-containing protein — protein sequence MDLRWLRAFVAVAEARHFARAAQGLDTVTSNVSAQLKALEDHLGVRLLERGRRSTPHLTAAGEVFLPEARRVLAAVEQAESVGRAAGRGLLGRVRVGYVASAAASGVLADAVAHVADGSQVEVSIEEMATPDQVEALVAGRIDVGLLRQRPELPAALASTVVLTEEVLVALPVRHRTWSPDRDDDGGGVPAAALAGERFAVPSFGEAHDARDEVAAVARAGGLVPPPVVAVRDYLAALALVASGTAVALVPECFSRLAVPGVRCARLRDVSLQTRLLLVHRADEQAPAVLRVLEGARAAHPSDPSAPAEG from the coding sequence GTGGACCTGCGCTGGCTGAGGGCTTTCGTCGCGGTGGCCGAGGCGCGGCACTTCGCCCGCGCCGCCCAGGGGCTGGACACGGTGACGTCCAACGTCAGCGCCCAGCTGAAGGCCCTGGAGGACCACCTCGGCGTCCGCCTCCTGGAGCGCGGCCGCCGCAGCACGCCCCACCTGACCGCCGCCGGTGAGGTGTTCCTGCCCGAGGCGCGGCGCGTGCTCGCGGCCGTGGAGCAGGCCGAGTCGGTGGGGCGGGCCGCGGGCCGCGGGCTGCTGGGGCGGGTCCGCGTGGGGTACGTCGCCTCCGCCGCCGCGTCCGGGGTCCTCGCGGACGCGGTCGCCCACGTCGCTGACGGCTCGCAGGTGGAGGTCTCCATCGAGGAGATGGCCACCCCCGACCAGGTCGAGGCGCTGGTGGCCGGCCGCATCGACGTCGGTCTGCTGCGGCAGCGACCGGAGCTGCCAGCCGCCCTGGCGAGCACGGTGGTCCTCACCGAGGAGGTGCTGGTGGCCCTTCCCGTGCGCCACCGCACCTGGTCGCCGGACCGCGACGACGACGGCGGCGGTGTCCCGGCGGCGGCGCTGGCGGGGGAGCGCTTCGCCGTCCCCTCCTTCGGGGAGGCCCACGACGCCCGGGACGAGGTCGCCGCCGTCGCGCGGGCCGGGGGCCTGGTGCCGCCTCCGGTCGTCGCGGTGCGCGACTACCTGGCCGCCCTGGCCCTGGTGGCGTCGGGCACGGCGGTGGCGCTGGTGCCGGAGTGCTTCTCGCGGCTGGCCGTGCCGGGGGTGCGCTGCGCCCGGCTGCGCGACGTCTCGCTGCAGACCCGCCTCCTGCTCGTCCACCGTGCCGACGAGCAGGCCCCCGCCGTCCTGCGCGTGCTGGAGGGCGCCCGCGCCGCCCACCCCTCGGACCCCTCGGCGCCTGCCGAGGGCTGA
- a CDS encoding CaiB/BaiF CoA transferase family protein yields MDDQLPLADLLVADFSRVLAGPLATMHLADLGARVIKVERPGAGDETRRWGPPFGATGATYFESVNRNKESVCLDLATEGDRALARELALRADVLVQNFRPGAMEAMGLGLADLRRANPRLVTVSISGFGEAGGAELPGYDFVVQALGGLMHITGEAGGEPQKAGVAVVDVLCGKDAALGVLAALVRRGVTGRGGHVEVNLLSSLQTALVNQVQAVVGAGVEPTRAGSHHPSIAPYELLACADGQLAVACGTDGMFRRLGGELGLPALADDPRFATNSDRVAHRPELRRVLEERLAAAPAREWEERLLAVGVPAGRVASIGQGLRLAESLGLEPLLDVVDGTGRTVGRQVRSPITITPSPPAPRRAPPALGEHEDPLRTWLSAPRATVPAPSSEES; encoded by the coding sequence GTGGACGACCAGCTCCCGCTGGCCGACCTCCTCGTCGCTGACTTCTCCCGGGTGCTGGCGGGCCCGCTGGCCACGATGCACCTGGCCGACCTCGGCGCCCGCGTCATCAAGGTCGAGCGGCCCGGCGCCGGAGACGAGACCCGCCGCTGGGGACCGCCCTTCGGCGCGACCGGCGCCACCTATTTCGAGAGCGTCAACCGCAACAAGGAGTCGGTCTGCCTGGACCTGGCCACTGAGGGCGACCGCGCCCTCGCCCGGGAGCTGGCGCTGCGCGCGGACGTCCTCGTGCAGAACTTCCGGCCCGGCGCGATGGAGGCGATGGGCCTGGGCCTGGCCGACCTGCGCCGGGCCAACCCGCGCCTGGTGACCGTCTCCATCAGCGGCTTCGGTGAGGCGGGTGGTGCGGAGCTGCCGGGCTACGACTTCGTGGTGCAGGCCCTCGGCGGCCTCATGCACATCACCGGCGAGGCCGGCGGCGAGCCCCAGAAGGCCGGCGTCGCCGTCGTCGACGTCCTGTGCGGCAAGGACGCCGCCCTCGGCGTCCTCGCCGCCCTGGTGCGCCGCGGGGTGACGGGCCGCGGGGGGCACGTCGAGGTGAACCTCCTCTCCAGCCTGCAGACCGCGCTGGTCAACCAGGTGCAGGCCGTCGTGGGCGCCGGTGTCGAACCCACCCGCGCCGGAAGCCACCACCCCTCCATCGCCCCCTACGAGCTGCTCGCCTGCGCCGACGGCCAGCTCGCCGTCGCCTGCGGCACCGACGGCATGTTCCGCCGCCTCGGCGGGGAGCTCGGCCTGCCCGCCCTGGCGGACGACCCCCGCTTCGCGACCAACAGCGACCGCGTCGCCCACCGCCCCGAGCTGCGCCGCGTGCTCGAGGAGCGCCTGGCCGCAGCCCCCGCCCGTGAGTGGGAGGAGCGCCTGCTCGCCGTCGGTGTGCCCGCCGGCCGCGTCGCGAGCATCGGCCAGGGCCTGCGCCTGGCGGAGTCGCTGGGCCTGGAGCCGCTCCTCGACGTCGTCGACGGCACCGGTCGCACGGTCGGCCGGCAGGTGCGCAGCCCCATCACGATCACCCCCTCCCCGCCCGCACCGCGCCGGGCGCCCCCGGCGCTGGGCGAGCACGAGGACCCCCTGCGGACCTGGTTGTCCGCTCCCCGCGCCACCGTCCCCGCACCGTCGTCCGAGGAGTCCTGA
- a CDS encoding ATP-binding protein: MQGVDLDAVVAAMRAEGNDLADVEAKRALDGFPDSIAETLSAFSNTPGGGLLVLGLDERSGFSSVGVYDHVRAQAALASAARRKVDPPATFTSEAVDFEGHRLVVARVHEVSSAHKPCRVKASGRAYLRSYDGDYPLSAVEEQALLAGRGTPRFDDEPVAGAAYEDLSKDLVESYVEACRATPGPLATMSDQEVLFRTGVLVGDERTPSVAGLLLLGVYPQQFLPNIVIQASSAPHPSDPPGTRAGDAARFDGPIPRMLDEALRWIQRNTRRRLRSGADGHNRDEPEYPTVAVRELLSNALIHRDLGPHAMAEAITVKLEPRQLVIANPGGLYSLTVDRLGKEGVSSLRNQRLARIGQNVRISSGNARVVEALATGIPTVLAELTAAGMTKPRFHDQAIRFAVQVPNHTLLGADDLAWLARLSSAADLSDVHRHALVIMRHGGELTNRALRETFPMDSREAQATLRSLVDLGLVDGVGLAGGRTYRLAARASLAGESLAHTDTTPSATATEVAVPTPPIRGRQVAPRHPGARAENIERILDVLRAGEATAAELVDRAALTPNQVSYALRQGVAEGVVVRRGGQGRRTTYSTPARE, translated from the coding sequence GTGCAAGGAGTTGACCTCGACGCTGTGGTCGCGGCCATGCGAGCCGAGGGCAACGACTTGGCGGACGTCGAGGCGAAGCGGGCCCTGGACGGGTTCCCCGACTCCATCGCTGAGACCCTGTCGGCCTTCAGCAACACGCCCGGCGGTGGGCTTCTGGTCCTCGGCCTGGATGAGCGCTCCGGCTTCTCCTCGGTGGGCGTGTACGACCACGTCAGGGCTCAGGCGGCCCTGGCGAGTGCCGCTCGGCGAAAGGTCGACCCTCCAGCCACTTTCACCAGTGAGGCCGTCGACTTCGAGGGTCATCGGCTCGTCGTGGCGCGGGTCCACGAGGTCTCCTCCGCCCACAAGCCGTGCCGTGTCAAGGCTTCTGGCAGGGCGTACCTGCGTTCTTACGACGGTGACTACCCCCTGAGCGCCGTGGAGGAGCAAGCGCTGCTCGCAGGGCGAGGCACCCCCCGCTTCGACGATGAGCCGGTCGCAGGCGCTGCCTATGAAGATCTCTCGAAGGATCTCGTCGAGTCCTACGTCGAGGCGTGCCGAGCGACACCCGGGCCGCTCGCGACGATGAGCGACCAGGAGGTGCTGTTCCGGACGGGTGTGCTCGTCGGCGATGAGCGCACGCCCTCGGTGGCTGGTCTCCTGCTGCTCGGCGTCTACCCCCAGCAGTTCCTTCCGAACATCGTCATCCAGGCATCCTCGGCACCGCACCCCTCGGACCCTCCAGGAACCAGGGCCGGGGACGCTGCGCGCTTCGACGGGCCGATCCCCAGGATGCTCGACGAGGCGTTGCGCTGGATCCAGCGCAACACGCGTCGGCGCTTGCGGTCGGGAGCCGACGGTCACAACCGTGACGAACCCGAGTATCCGACCGTCGCCGTCCGTGAGCTCCTGAGCAACGCGCTCATTCATCGCGACCTGGGCCCGCACGCCATGGCCGAAGCGATCACGGTGAAGCTCGAGCCTCGGCAACTGGTCATCGCCAACCCGGGCGGGCTCTACAGCCTCACCGTCGACCGCCTCGGGAAGGAGGGGGTCTCATCGCTCAGGAACCAGAGGCTCGCCCGCATCGGCCAGAACGTGCGCATCAGTTCCGGGAACGCGCGCGTGGTGGAGGCGCTCGCCACGGGGATCCCGACGGTGCTGGCCGAGCTCACCGCGGCGGGCATGACCAAGCCCCGCTTCCACGACCAGGCGATCCGCTTCGCGGTGCAGGTGCCGAACCACACGCTCCTAGGAGCGGACGACCTGGCCTGGCTCGCGCGGCTGTCCTCCGCTGCTGACCTCAGCGACGTCCATAGGCATGCGCTCGTGATCATGAGGCACGGTGGCGAGCTCACGAACCGAGCCCTCAGGGAGACGTTCCCCATGGACTCCCGCGAGGCGCAGGCCACCCTCCGCAGCTTGGTCGACCTCGGTCTCGTGGACGGCGTCGGTCTGGCGGGCGGCCGCACCTACCGCCTGGCTGCTCGGGCTTCGCTGGCTGGCGAGTCTCTTGCGCACACGGACACCACGCCATCGGCGACTGCGACGGAGGTGGCGGTGCCCACTCCCCCCATCCGCGGGAGGCAGGTGGCGCCACGACACCCAGGAGCACGGGCGGAGAACATCGAGCGGATCCTGGACGTCCTCCGAGCCGGCGAAGCCACGGCCGCTGAGTTGGTGGATCGAGCGGCGCTGACCCCGAACCAGGTGTCGTACGCGCTGCGGCAGGGGGTTGCGGAGGGCGTCGTGGTGCGCCGCGGAGGCCAGGGACGCCGGACGACCTACAGCACTCCCGCACGAGAGTGA
- a CDS encoding Fur family transcriptional regulator, with the protein MVTDGARERALGEHALRDAGLRVTRPRLAVLDAVGLHPHATTDALIAAARTRLPTLSHQAVYDVLRVLTDAGVVRRIQPRGSVARYEARVADNHHHLVCRACGSITDVDCVVGEAPCLLPGPSPDGTDPAAGYALEEAEITFWGLCPACAAPTPTPRPEQGPVTREAHRD; encoded by the coding sequence ATGGTGACCGACGGAGCCCGCGAGCGAGCGCTGGGCGAGCACGCCCTGCGCGACGCGGGGCTGCGCGTGACGCGGCCCCGCCTCGCGGTGCTCGACGCGGTCGGCCTCCACCCGCACGCCACGACGGACGCGCTCATCGCGGCCGCGCGGACCCGCCTGCCGACGCTGTCGCACCAGGCCGTCTACGACGTGCTGCGCGTGCTCACCGACGCCGGCGTCGTCCGCCGCATCCAGCCGCGCGGCTCCGTCGCCCGCTACGAGGCGCGCGTGGCCGACAACCACCACCACCTGGTGTGCCGGGCGTGCGGCTCCATCACCGACGTCGACTGCGTGGTCGGCGAGGCTCCCTGCCTGCTGCCCGGCCCGTCCCCGGACGGCACCGACCCGGCCGCCGGCTACGCGCTGGAGGAGGCCGAGATCACCTTCTGGGGGCTCTGCCCCGCGTGCGCGGCCCCCACCCCGACCCCCAGGCCAGAGCAAGGTCCCGTCACCAGAGAGGCACACCGTGACTGA
- a CDS encoding acyl-CoA dehydrogenase family protein, whose product MSSTLDRPTASAATTTPEVAAQAAKPPAEPRPHLLGLEGLLSDAEREVSRTVAAFVDAEVRPHVAEWFENAHFPREIMPRLGELGLLGMHLSEQGCPGRSAVEYGLAALELEAGDSGLRTAVSVQGSLAMSAIAKHGSAEQKAQWLPGMAAGRIIGCFGLTEPTAGSDPGSMKTHARRDGAGERADWVLTGAKRWIGLASIADVAVIWAATDEGVRGFLVPTDTPGFTATPIPAKLSMRASVQCDLAFDEVRLPADALLPGARGLSGPFSCLNEARYGISWGVLGAARDSYLEALRYSLERQQFGRPLAGYQLTQKKLADMAVGIEKGWLLALHLGRLKDAGSLAPHQISVGKLDNTRTAIEICREARTVLGGNGITLDHAALRHANNLESVRTYEGTDEVHTLVIGQRITGIPAFR is encoded by the coding sequence ATGAGCAGCACGCTCGACCGTCCGACCGCCTCCGCCGCCACGACGACCCCGGAGGTGGCCGCGCAGGCCGCCAAGCCGCCCGCCGAGCCGCGCCCGCACCTGCTGGGGCTGGAGGGCCTGCTCAGCGACGCCGAGCGCGAGGTCAGCCGCACGGTCGCGGCCTTCGTCGACGCCGAGGTGCGGCCGCACGTCGCCGAGTGGTTCGAGAACGCCCACTTCCCCCGCGAGATCATGCCGCGGCTCGGTGAGCTGGGCCTGCTCGGGATGCACCTGTCCGAGCAGGGCTGTCCCGGGCGCAGCGCCGTCGAGTACGGCCTGGCCGCCCTGGAGCTGGAGGCCGGGGACTCCGGCCTGCGCACCGCCGTCAGCGTGCAGGGCTCCCTGGCCATGAGCGCCATCGCCAAGCACGGCTCGGCCGAGCAGAAGGCCCAGTGGCTGCCCGGCATGGCCGCCGGCCGCATCATCGGCTGCTTCGGCCTCACCGAGCCCACCGCCGGCTCCGACCCCGGCAGCATGAAGACGCACGCCCGCCGCGACGGCGCTGGCGAGCGGGCCGACTGGGTGCTCACCGGCGCCAAGCGCTGGATCGGGCTGGCCAGCATCGCCGACGTCGCCGTCATCTGGGCCGCCACCGACGAGGGCGTGCGCGGCTTCCTCGTGCCCACCGACACCCCCGGCTTCACCGCCACCCCGATCCCGGCGAAGCTGTCGATGCGCGCCTCGGTCCAGTGCGACCTCGCCTTCGACGAGGTCCGCCTGCCCGCCGACGCGCTGCTGCCGGGCGCCCGCGGCCTGTCCGGCCCGTTCTCCTGCCTCAACGAGGCCCGCTACGGCATCTCCTGGGGCGTGCTCGGCGCGGCCCGCGACAGCTACCTCGAGGCGCTGCGGTACTCCCTGGAGCGCCAGCAGTTCGGCAGGCCCCTGGCCGGCTACCAGCTGACCCAGAAGAAGCTCGCGGACATGGCCGTGGGCATCGAGAAGGGCTGGCTGCTGGCCCTGCACCTGGGCCGCCTCAAGGACGCCGGCTCCCTGGCGCCGCACCAGATCTCCGTGGGCAAGCTCGACAACACCCGCACCGCCATCGAGATCTGCCGCGAGGCCCGCACCGTGCTCGGCGGCAACGGCATCACGCTCGACCACGCCGCCCTGCGCCACGCCAACAACCTCGAGAGCGTGCGCACCTACGAGGGCACCGACGAGGTGCACACCCTCGTCATCGGGCAGCGCATCACCGGCATCCCCGCCTTCCGCTGA